The proteins below come from a single Piscinibacter gummiphilus genomic window:
- a CDS encoding ABC transporter permease, translating to MAAVESSSAAAAAPWQAPSTAAPAPRKAFNWGKLLPVVGPLVLFIVWDVVVRAGLIKAILLPPPLATLETLITGLLGGALLTDFLVTVWRTVQAFFIAAAVGMPLGVLLGSNEKAYRSVEFLIDFFRSTPSSALIPLFLLIFGVSDINKVAIAAFGAFLIVVFNSAYGVINARKQRVMAAKVMGASRWQIFKDVLVWESLQPSFVGLRSAVSMALVIVIVAEMFIGSDNGLGHRIIDAQQVLNVKTMYAAILAAGALGYALNVLFLVVERKIVHWSGR from the coding sequence ATGGCCGCCGTTGAATCCTCGTCTGCCGCTGCGGCGGCGCCCTGGCAGGCGCCGAGCACGGCCGCCCCCGCGCCACGCAAGGCTTTCAACTGGGGCAAGCTGCTGCCGGTGGTGGGCCCGCTCGTGCTCTTCATCGTGTGGGACGTGGTGGTGCGCGCCGGCCTCATCAAGGCCATCTTGCTGCCGCCGCCGCTGGCCACGCTCGAGACGCTCATCACCGGCCTGCTCGGCGGCGCACTGCTCACCGATTTCCTGGTGACGGTGTGGCGCACGGTGCAGGCCTTCTTCATCGCCGCCGCGGTCGGCATGCCGCTCGGCGTGCTGCTCGGCAGCAACGAGAAGGCCTACAGAAGCGTCGAGTTCCTGATCGACTTCTTCCGCTCCACGCCCAGTTCGGCGCTGATCCCGCTGTTCCTGCTCATCTTCGGCGTGAGCGACATCAACAAGGTCGCCATCGCCGCCTTCGGCGCCTTCCTCATCGTCGTCTTCAACAGCGCCTATGGCGTGATCAACGCGCGCAAGCAGCGCGTGATGGCCGCGAAGGTGATGGGCGCGAGCCGCTGGCAGATCTTCAAGGACGTGCTGGTGTGGGAATCGCTGCAGCCGAGCTTCGTGGGCCTGCGCTCGGCCGTCTCGATGGCGCTCGTGATCGTGATCGTGGCCGAGATGTTCATCGGCTCCGACAACGGACTCGGCCACCGCATCATCGACGCGCAGCAGGTGCTGAACGTGAAGACGATGTACGCGGCCATCCTGGCCGCCGGTGCGCTGGGCTATGCGCTCAACGTGCTCTTCCTGGTGGTCGAACGCAAGATCGTGCATTGGAGCGGAAGATGA
- a CDS encoding ABC transporter substrate-binding protein: MSQKPLDSSRRRLVQAGAALALGAPAVLRAQSGPKIRIGYWPVAAGLPFFAAVEKGYFKEAGLDVEPLKFAGAQQVMEAMLSGRSDGSSNGTGSGNLGVGEIASPGLFKIIATNPSNQKYVLDQFLVPKDSPIKSIAELKGKKVASGPGIQNRVLAITVLERAGAAGTSVTELPIGQHVAALAAGQVDAVYTLEPTGTVGRLNGTTRVLEAGVIAKYILGDPLAPWHGGSATLTSEFIKKYPAETKKYIAAYAKGIELVRTKPAEARQYLKGYTAIEGPLTGEVPLASYMLYNEFKPSDIAAFQKFFDLFTEKGVFEKKLAVESLIYKG; this comes from the coding sequence ATGAGCCAGAAGCCCCTCGATTCCAGCCGCCGTCGCCTCGTCCAGGCCGGCGCCGCCCTCGCGCTCGGTGCCCCTGCGGTGCTGCGCGCACAAAGCGGCCCCAAGATCCGCATCGGCTACTGGCCCGTCGCAGCCGGCCTGCCCTTCTTCGCCGCGGTGGAGAAGGGCTACTTCAAGGAAGCTGGCCTCGATGTGGAGCCGCTCAAGTTCGCCGGTGCCCAGCAGGTGATGGAAGCCATGCTCTCCGGCCGCAGCGACGGCAGCTCCAACGGCACCGGCTCGGGCAACCTCGGCGTGGGCGAGATCGCCTCACCCGGGCTCTTCAAGATCATCGCCACCAACCCGAGCAACCAGAAGTACGTGCTCGACCAGTTCCTGGTGCCGAAAGACAGCCCCATCAAGAGCATCGCCGAGCTGAAGGGCAAGAAGGTGGCCTCCGGCCCGGGCATTCAGAACCGCGTGCTCGCCATCACCGTGCTCGAGCGTGCCGGTGCGGCCGGCACCAGCGTCACCGAGCTGCCCATCGGCCAGCACGTGGCCGCGCTCGCGGCCGGCCAGGTCGATGCGGTCTACACGCTCGAGCCCACCGGCACCGTGGGCAGGCTCAACGGCACCACGCGGGTGCTCGAGGCGGGCGTGATCGCGAAGTACATCCTCGGCGACCCGCTCGCCCCGTGGCACGGCGGCTCGGCCACGCTCACCAGCGAGTTCATCAAGAAGTACCCGGCCGAGACCAAGAAGTACATCGCCGCCTACGCCAAAGGCATCGAACTCGTGCGCACCAAGCCCGCCGAGGCCCGCCAGTACCTCAAGGGCTACACCGCCATCGAAGGGCCGCTGACCGGCGAGGTGCCCCTGGCCTCATACATGCTTTACAACGAGTTCAAGCCGAGCGACATCGCCGCGTTCCAGAAGTTCTTCGACCTCTTCACCGAGAAGGGCGTGTTCGAGAAGAAGCTGGCCGTCGAATCGCTCATCTACAAGGGGTGA
- the atzF gene encoding allophanate hydrolase, producing the protein MTTSDPRTLAELQQALRSGTITVRQLMLRFLKEQTQHAPQAWISRPGDDALLAQADACDAALLSQGAAIFATQPLLGMPFGVKDNIDVAGLPTTAACKGFAAGPAAAHAVAVGKLVAAGAIPVGKTNLDQFATGLVGTRSPYGAVPNSFDPTRVSGGSSSGSAYAVATGQVPFALGTDTAGSGRVPAGFNNIVGLKPTPGRVSTTGLLPACRSIDCLSVLALTADDAARVLAVMEGPDPTDAYSRFAPGLAKLKPKLRVGIPAVPVFKGDAGYRETFAQACAHVQSLGHEVVPLDFTPLHATAELLYGGPWVAERHAAVERVLDEQPEAFDPSVRSIVESARHFSATDAFRGLYKLRAAQAETASFWSQADVLMVPTAPAHPTMAEVAADPIGANAQLGSYTNFVNLLGWCAIALPFNFTVRGLPFGVTFIAPGGFDAALARFGAEWQSQLKLPLGALRREAPLAPTLTRAPASTPTLGIAVVGAHLSGLPLNGQLTERGASLRLATTTAPQYRLYALPGTVPPKPGLQRVGSGGAAIAVEVWDVPLDQIGSFLALIPAPLGLGSLTLADGSSVHGFVCEALALDGARDITEFGGWRAYLASLKPAS; encoded by the coding sequence ATGACGACCAGCGACCCCCGCACCCTCGCCGAACTTCAGCAGGCCTTGCGCAGCGGCACCATCACGGTGCGGCAGCTGATGCTGCGCTTCCTGAAAGAGCAGACGCAGCATGCGCCGCAGGCCTGGATTTCCCGGCCCGGCGACGACGCCCTGCTCGCCCAGGCCGATGCGTGCGACGCGGCCCTGCTGAGCCAGGGCGCCGCCATCTTCGCGACGCAACCGCTGCTGGGAATGCCCTTCGGCGTGAAGGACAACATCGACGTCGCCGGCCTGCCGACCACGGCCGCCTGCAAGGGCTTCGCGGCCGGGCCTGCGGCGGCGCATGCGGTCGCGGTGGGCAAGCTCGTGGCCGCGGGTGCCATCCCGGTCGGCAAGACCAACCTCGACCAGTTCGCCACCGGCCTCGTGGGCACACGCAGCCCCTATGGCGCCGTGCCCAACAGCTTCGACCCCACCCGCGTGAGCGGTGGTTCGAGCTCGGGCTCCGCCTATGCGGTGGCGACCGGCCAGGTGCCGTTTGCGCTCGGCACCGACACCGCCGGCTCCGGCCGTGTGCCGGCCGGCTTCAACAACATCGTCGGCTTGAAGCCCACGCCGGGCCGCGTGAGCACGACCGGCCTGCTGCCCGCCTGCCGCAGCATCGACTGCCTGTCGGTGCTGGCGTTGACCGCCGACGACGCGGCGCGGGTGCTCGCGGTGATGGAAGGGCCCGACCCCACCGACGCCTACAGCCGCTTCGCGCCGGGCCTTGCGAAGCTCAAGCCGAAGCTGCGCGTGGGCATCCCGGCCGTGCCGGTGTTCAAGGGCGACGCCGGCTACCGCGAGACCTTCGCTCAGGCCTGCGCGCATGTGCAGTCGCTCGGGCACGAGGTGGTGCCACTCGACTTCACGCCGCTGCATGCCACCGCCGAGCTGCTCTACGGCGGGCCGTGGGTGGCGGAGCGTCATGCCGCCGTGGAGCGTGTGCTCGACGAGCAACCCGAAGCCTTCGACCCCTCGGTGAGAAGCATCGTCGAAAGCGCCCGCCACTTCAGCGCCACCGATGCCTTCCGCGGCCTCTACAAGCTGCGCGCCGCGCAGGCGGAGACGGCTTCGTTCTGGTCGCAGGCCGACGTGCTGATGGTGCCCACCGCCCCCGCGCACCCGACGATGGCCGAGGTGGCGGCCGACCCCATCGGCGCCAACGCACAGCTCGGCAGCTACACCAACTTCGTCAACCTGCTGGGCTGGTGCGCCATCGCACTGCCCTTCAACTTCACCGTGCGCGGCCTGCCCTTCGGCGTGACCTTCATCGCGCCGGGCGGTTTTGATGCAGCACTCGCGCGCTTCGGCGCCGAATGGCAATCGCAGCTCAAGCTGCCGCTCGGCGCGCTGCGCCGCGAGGCGCCGCTTGCGCCCACCCTCACCCGCGCGCCCGCCAGCACACCCACGCTCGGCATCGCGGTCGTCGGCGCCCACCTCAGCGGCCTGCCGCTCAACGGCCAGCTCACCGAGCGCGGCGCCTCGCTGCGCCTGGCCACCACCACCGCGCCGCAATACCGCCTCTACGCGCTGCCCGGCACCGTGCCCCCGAAACCCGGCCTGCAACGCGTGGGCAGCGGGGGCGCCGCCATCGCCGTCGAGGTGTGGGACGTGCCGCTCGACCAGATCGGCTCCTTCCTCGCGCTCATTCCCGCACCGCTTGGCCTCGGCAGCCTGACGCTTGCAGACGGCTCCTCGGTGCACGGCTTCGTCTGCGAAGCGCTGGCGCTCGACGGCGCGCGCGACATCACCGAATTCGGCGGCTGGCGGGCGTACCTCGCGTCGCTGAAACCTGCTTCCTGA
- a CDS encoding GlsB/YeaQ/YmgE family stress response membrane protein: MNFIIWLIVGGLIGWVASMIMRTDAQQGVILNVVVGIVGAFLGGFLLAPLLGTGTINSNDFSIAGLGVSLLGAVILLAIVNLFRRGSAR; the protein is encoded by the coding sequence ATGAACTTCATCATCTGGCTCATCGTCGGCGGTCTCATCGGTTGGGTCGCCAGCATGATCATGCGCACCGACGCGCAACAGGGCGTCATCCTGAACGTGGTGGTCGGCATCGTGGGCGCCTTCCTGGGCGGCTTCCTGCTCGCCCCGCTGCTGGGCACCGGCACGATCAACAGCAACGACTTCAGCATCGCGGGCCTGGGGGTCTCGCTGCTCGGCGCCGTCATCCTGTTGGCGATCGTCAACCTCTTCCGTCGAGGTTCGGCACGCTGA
- a CDS encoding histidine phosphatase family protein, translating into MAAQPHVEQKWPQWLYVVRHGQSAGNVARERAEAAGHHLIDIAARDMDVPLSPLGEQQADAVGRWFGQLPAGQQPNVVLCSPYVRAQATAERLLAAAGIPRSAITFERDERLREKEFGILDRLTVLGIRQKYPELAEQRAHVGKFYFRPPGGESWCDVILRLRSVIEMITREHRRERVLVVAHQVTVNCMRYLIECKSEAEILDIDRQADVPNCGVTGYEYDPGQGPHGKLVPRLVNFVSPLTQAGAPVTAEPDVPVAPKP; encoded by the coding sequence ATGGCTGCCCAGCCGCACGTCGAACAGAAGTGGCCCCAGTGGCTCTACGTCGTGCGGCATGGGCAGAGCGCGGGCAATGTCGCGCGTGAGCGGGCCGAAGCGGCCGGCCACCACCTTATCGACATCGCCGCGCGCGACATGGACGTGCCGCTCTCGCCGCTTGGCGAGCAGCAGGCCGACGCGGTGGGGCGCTGGTTCGGCCAGCTCCCTGCCGGGCAGCAACCGAACGTCGTGCTGTGCTCGCCCTACGTGCGGGCGCAGGCCACGGCCGAGCGGCTGCTGGCCGCGGCGGGCATCCCACGCAGCGCCATCACCTTCGAGCGCGACGAGCGCCTGCGCGAGAAGGAGTTCGGCATCCTCGACCGCCTCACCGTGCTCGGCATCCGCCAGAAGTACCCCGAGCTGGCCGAGCAGCGGGCCCACGTGGGCAAGTTCTATTTCCGCCCGCCCGGTGGCGAGAGCTGGTGCGACGTGATCCTGCGCCTGCGCAGCGTGATCGAGATGATCACCCGCGAACACCGTCGCGAGCGCGTGCTCGTCGTCGCCCACCAGGTGACGGTGAACTGCATGCGCTACCTCATCGAGTGCAAGAGCGAGGCCGAGATCCTCGACATCGACCGCCAGGCCGACGTGCCCAACTGCGGCGTGACGGGCTATGAATACGACCCGGGCCAGGGGCCACACGGCAAGCTCGTGCCGCGGCTCGTCAACTTCGTCTCGCCGCTCACGCAGGCCGGCGCGCCGGTGACGGCCGAGCCCGACGTGCCGGTGGCGCCCAAGCCGTGA
- a CDS encoding NAD(P)H-hydrate dehydratase, with translation MNRRRLLDAGLLRQWPLAPLEPGCDKELRGRVLLIAGSREIPGAALLSAQAALRAGAGKVMVATAQSVAMQVAVTMPELRVVGLPETHSGGFDLTGLARLDDALKRADVVLIGPGMQDEDAAIAFAQALRKRHPDVPTLLDAAAMGAATREPIAGPPVLLTPHAGEMAHLNGQSKDSVLADAEGAAREAARWWNSIVALKGATTVIAEPQGDLWVHEGGNPGLATAGSGDVLAGLIAGFAARGASLVQAAAWGVAVHARAGDRLVGRMGGMGFLASELLAEVPALVQGLAPAGAGRSTWVDLPGAMPAAPARRTAG, from the coding sequence GTGAATCGCAGGCGACTGCTCGATGCCGGCCTGCTCCGCCAGTGGCCGCTGGCGCCGCTCGAGCCCGGCTGCGACAAGGAACTGCGTGGCCGCGTGCTGCTCATCGCCGGCAGCCGCGAGATCCCCGGCGCCGCGCTGCTTTCGGCGCAAGCGGCCTTGCGCGCGGGTGCGGGCAAGGTGATGGTCGCCACCGCGCAATCGGTGGCGATGCAGGTGGCGGTGACCATGCCCGAGTTGCGCGTCGTGGGCCTGCCCGAAACGCACAGCGGCGGCTTCGACCTCACCGGCCTCGCGCGCCTGGACGACGCGCTGAAGCGCGCCGACGTCGTGCTCATCGGCCCCGGCATGCAGGACGAAGACGCCGCCATCGCCTTCGCCCAGGCGCTGCGCAAGCGCCACCCCGACGTGCCCACGCTGCTCGACGCGGCGGCGATGGGCGCCGCCACGCGCGAGCCCATCGCCGGCCCTCCGGTGCTCCTCACGCCGCATGCCGGCGAGATGGCGCACCTGAACGGCCAGTCGAAGGACTCGGTGCTGGCCGACGCCGAAGGCGCCGCACGCGAAGCCGCGCGGTGGTGGAACTCGATCGTCGCCCTCAAGGGCGCCACCACCGTGATCGCCGAGCCGCAGGGCGACCTCTGGGTGCACGAAGGTGGCAACCCGGGCCTCGCGACCGCCGGCTCGGGCGACGTGCTGGCCGGGCTCATCGCCGGCTTCGCCGCGCGCGGCGCCTCGCTCGTGCAGGCCGCCGCCTGGGGCGTGGCGGTGCATGCCCGCGCGGGCGATCGCCTGGTCGGCCGCATGGGCGGCATGGGCTTTCTCGCGAGCGAGCTGCTCGCCGAAGTGCCGGCGCTGGTGCAAGGCCTCGCGCCCGCCGGGGCCGGGCGCTCTACGTGGGTCGACCTGCCGGGCGCAATGCCGGCAGCACCCGCTCGCCGAACTGCCGGATGA
- a CDS encoding TIGR03885 family FMN-dependent LLM class oxidoreductase codes for MTRFSYHVSHEQHSPRDLLRLVQLAEAAGFDAAFSSDHLQPWGPAQGHSGFTWSWLGAALQATQRLRFSAITVPGGWRYHPVVLAQAIATLAQMYPGRLPWVALGSGEALNEACIGSGWPVKSERQQRLQKAALAMRALMAGEQVSQPPPLPIDRARLWTRPDAPVPLVGAATSPDTARWVASWADGLLTVASRFDDLQAIVQAFREGGGEGKPVHVKVDVCWAASDDEALHAAHAQWRFNAAPGDADEEARHPEDFNLLTQQLTPEDMRRHVFISHDLDAHVEHLRQWASLGIDTLDLHQVAGDQADFIRQFGERVLPALRPAGRPT; via the coding sequence ATGACCCGCTTCAGCTACCACGTCTCGCACGAGCAGCATTCGCCGCGCGACCTGCTGCGCCTCGTGCAGCTCGCCGAAGCTGCCGGCTTCGATGCCGCCTTCAGCTCCGACCACCTGCAGCCCTGGGGCCCGGCGCAGGGCCACTCCGGCTTCACTTGGTCGTGGCTCGGCGCGGCGCTGCAAGCCACGCAGCGGCTGCGTTTCTCGGCCATCACGGTGCCGGGCGGCTGGCGATACCACCCGGTGGTGCTGGCGCAGGCCATCGCCACGCTGGCGCAGATGTACCCGGGGCGCCTGCCCTGGGTGGCGCTCGGCAGCGGCGAGGCGCTCAACGAGGCCTGCATCGGCAGCGGCTGGCCGGTGAAGTCGGAGCGGCAGCAGCGTTTGCAGAAGGCGGCGCTCGCGATGCGCGCGCTGATGGCGGGCGAGCAGGTGTCGCAACCGCCGCCGCTGCCCATCGACCGCGCCCGCTTGTGGACGCGGCCCGACGCCCCGGTGCCGCTCGTCGGCGCGGCCACGAGCCCCGACACCGCACGCTGGGTCGCCAGTTGGGCCGACGGCCTGCTCACCGTGGCTTCGCGCTTCGACGATCTGCAGGCCATCGTGCAGGCGTTTCGCGAGGGCGGCGGCGAGGGCAAGCCGGTGCACGTGAAGGTCGACGTCTGCTGGGCGGCGAGCGACGACGAGGCGCTGCACGCCGCGCATGCGCAGTGGCGCTTCAACGCCGCGCCGGGCGATGCCGACGAAGAGGCGCGCCATCCGGAAGACTTCAACCTGCTGACGCAGCAGCTCACGCCGGAGGACATGCGCCGGCACGTATTCATCTCGCACGACCTCGACGCGCACGTCGAGCACCTGCGTCAGTGGGCCAGCCTCGGCATCGACACCCTCGACCTGCACCAGGTCGCGGGCGACCAGGCCGACTTCATCCGGCAGTTCGGCGAGCGGGTGCTGCCGGCATTGCGCCCGGCAGGTCGACCCACGTAG
- a CDS encoding alpha-amylase family protein, which translates to MAEHWYKNALIYCLDVKTFADGNGDGIGDFIGLRNKLQYLAGFNIDCVWLQPFFPSPMRDNGYDITDYYNVDPRFGTLGDFVEFSRTARDKGLRVMIDLVVNHTSVDHPWFQAARRDPKSPYRDYYVWSDTQPEDAAEGTVFPGEQNTTWTWDREAKAYYFHRFYPHQAELNIANPAVRREIEKITGYWLQLGVTGFRIDALPFLIELKNLPTEGQTDPHDYLRELRHHAQTLCGDVCLMAEANLPPEEVPDYFGDGDKIHMSFNFWLNQHLFLALARGEATPVREAWEQLPPLPGLCQWNNFLRSHDEADFGRLTDAQREEVFRAFGPEPDMQLYERGVRRRLAPMLGNDRRKLELAHSLLLTLPGTPVLRYGDEIGMGDDLTLPHREAVRTPMQWSAQPNAGFSAAAREALVLPVIDEGEYGYERVNVEQQRHDAESLLNWLERMLRRRKECPAIGLGDCAFFDSGAKEVLAHRCVHENIAVIAVHNFSARRIALRLPVLAEGIEGACVHDILAGRRDDLRDDGRYDIELPPYGYRWFMVGADGASVTLC; encoded by the coding sequence ATGGCCGAGCACTGGTACAAGAACGCGCTGATCTACTGCCTGGACGTGAAGACCTTCGCCGACGGTAATGGCGACGGCATCGGCGACTTCATCGGCCTGCGCAACAAGCTGCAGTACCTCGCCGGCTTCAACATCGACTGCGTGTGGCTGCAGCCGTTCTTCCCGTCGCCGATGCGCGACAACGGCTACGACATCACCGACTACTACAACGTCGACCCCCGCTTCGGCACGCTGGGCGACTTCGTCGAGTTCTCGCGCACCGCGCGCGACAAGGGCCTGCGCGTCATGATCGACCTCGTGGTCAACCACACCTCGGTCGACCACCCGTGGTTCCAGGCCGCGCGGCGCGATCCGAAGTCGCCCTATCGCGACTACTACGTGTGGTCGGACACGCAGCCCGAGGACGCCGCCGAAGGCACCGTCTTCCCCGGCGAGCAGAACACCACCTGGACCTGGGACCGCGAGGCCAAGGCCTACTACTTCCACCGCTTCTACCCGCACCAGGCCGAGCTCAACATCGCCAACCCGGCGGTGCGCCGCGAGATCGAGAAGATCACCGGCTACTGGCTGCAACTCGGCGTGACGGGCTTCCGCATCGATGCGCTGCCCTTCCTCATCGAGCTGAAGAACCTGCCGACCGAAGGCCAGACCGACCCCCACGATTACCTGCGCGAGCTGCGCCACCACGCGCAGACGCTGTGCGGCGACGTCTGCCTGATGGCCGAGGCCAACCTGCCGCCCGAGGAGGTGCCCGACTACTTCGGCGATGGCGACAAGATCCACATGTCGTTCAACTTCTGGCTCAACCAGCACCTCTTCCTCGCGCTCGCGCGCGGCGAAGCCACGCCGGTGCGCGAGGCGTGGGAGCAGCTGCCGCCCCTGCCCGGCCTGTGCCAGTGGAACAACTTCCTGCGCAGCCATGACGAGGCCGACTTCGGCCGCCTCACCGACGCGCAGCGCGAGGAGGTGTTCCGCGCCTTCGGCCCCGAGCCCGACATGCAGCTCTACGAGCGCGGCGTGCGGCGGCGGCTCGCGCCCATGCTCGGCAACGATCGCCGCAAGCTCGAACTCGCGCACAGCCTGTTGCTCACCCTGCCGGGCACGCCGGTGCTGCGCTACGGCGACGAGATCGGCATGGGCGACGACCTCACGCTGCCGCACCGCGAGGCGGTGCGCACCCCGATGCAGTGGAGTGCGCAACCCAATGCGGGCTTCTCGGCGGCGGCGCGCGAGGCGCTGGTGTTGCCGGTCATCGACGAGGGTGAGTACGGCTACGAGAGGGTCAACGTCGAGCAGCAGCGGCACGACGCCGAGTCGCTGCTCAACTGGCTCGAGCGCATGCTGCGGCGGCGCAAGGAGTGCCCGGCCATTGGCCTCGGCGACTGTGCGTTCTTCGACAGCGGCGCGAAGGAGGTGCTGGCGCACCGCTGCGTGCACGAGAACATCGCGGTGATCGCGGTGCACAACTTCAGCGCCCGGCGCATTGCGCTGCGCCTGCCGGTGCTGGCCGAGGGCATCGAAGGCGCGTGCGTGCACGACATCCTCGCCGGCCGCCGCGACGACCTGCGCGACGACGGCCGCTACGACATCGAGCTGCCGCCGTATGGCTACCGCTGGTTCATGGTCGGTGCCGACGGCGCGTCGGTCACGCTCTGTTGA
- a CDS encoding bifunctional protein-serine/threonine kinase/phosphatase, which produces MKITVGQHSDKGRKNINQDFYGVSAPQEPQLSAKGIAIALADGISSSEVSQVAAEFTVMGFLDDYYCTSEAWSVKRSVERVLAATNSWLHSRTQQSPYRDNMDRGYVCTLSALVLKAHTAHVFHVGDARVYRWQGGTLEQLTTDHRVQVSSQQSYLSRAMGFNARLDIDYQALPLDAGDVFVLATDGVHGHVDAATMAQTLAAHRHDLDLAAHEIVRLAFEQGSPDNLTVQIVAVDSLPRHGARELTQQLSQLPLAPIFEARAVVDGYRIVRELHASHRSHTYLAVDVATDTTVVLKTPSVDLHAEPALLERFLLEEWVARRVNSPHVLKPCPPERPRSCLYLVTEYIEGQTLAQWMTDHPKLDVETVRGIVEQIARGLQAFHRLEMLHQDLRPENVMIDRTGTVKIIDFGATRVAGITEMGTPLERGDILGTAQYTAPEYFLGEAGTAQSDQFSLGVIAYQMLSGRLPYGATVARARSASAQRQLRYDSVLAADREIPAWIDDVLRKAVHPDPDKRYEALSEFVHDLRQPTQAFLSRTRAPLVERHPVLFWKVVSGVLAVMVIVLIAARYG; this is translated from the coding sequence GTGAAGATCACCGTCGGCCAGCATTCCGACAAGGGCCGAAAAAACATCAACCAGGACTTCTACGGCGTCTCGGCGCCGCAGGAGCCCCAGTTGAGCGCGAAGGGCATCGCCATCGCGCTGGCCGACGGCATCAGCAGCAGCGAGGTGAGCCAGGTCGCGGCCGAGTTCACCGTGATGGGCTTCCTCGACGACTACTACTGCACCTCGGAGGCATGGTCGGTCAAGCGCTCGGTGGAACGTGTGCTCGCCGCCACCAACTCGTGGCTGCACTCGCGCACGCAGCAGAGCCCCTACCGCGACAACATGGACCGCGGCTACGTGTGCACCCTGAGCGCGCTGGTGCTCAAGGCGCACACCGCACATGTGTTCCATGTGGGCGACGCGCGTGTCTACCGTTGGCAGGGCGGCACCCTGGAGCAGCTGACCACCGACCACCGCGTGCAGGTCTCCAGCCAGCAGAGCTACCTCAGCCGCGCGATGGGCTTCAACGCGCGGCTCGACATCGACTACCAGGCGCTGCCGCTCGACGCCGGCGACGTCTTCGTGCTCGCCACCGATGGCGTGCACGGCCATGTCGATGCGGCGACGATGGCGCAGACGCTCGCTGCGCACCGCCACGACCTCGACCTCGCGGCGCACGAGATCGTGCGCCTCGCCTTCGAGCAGGGCAGCCCCGACAACCTCACGGTGCAGATCGTCGCGGTCGACTCGCTGCCCCGGCACGGCGCACGCGAGCTGACGCAGCAGCTCTCGCAGCTGCCACTGGCCCCGATCTTCGAAGCCCGTGCGGTGGTCGACGGCTACCGCATCGTGCGCGAGCTGCACGCGAGTCACCGCAGCCACACCTACCTCGCCGTCGACGTGGCGACCGACACCACCGTCGTGCTCAAGACCCCGTCGGTCGACCTGCACGCCGAGCCTGCGCTGCTCGAGCGCTTCCTGCTCGAAGAATGGGTGGCCCGGCGTGTGAACAGCCCGCACGTGCTCAAGCCCTGCCCGCCCGAGCGCCCGCGCAGTTGCCTCTACCTCGTCACCGAGTACATCGAGGGCCAGACGCTAGCGCAGTGGATGACCGACCACCCGAAGCTTGATGTCGAAACCGTGCGCGGCATCGTCGAGCAGATCGCGCGCGGGCTGCAGGCCTTCCACCGGCTGGAGATGCTGCACCAGGACCTGCGCCCCGAGAACGTGATGATCGACCGGACCGGCACGGTGAAGATCATCGACTTCGGCGCCACGCGCGTGGCCGGCATCACCGAAATGGGCACGCCGCTGGAGCGGGGCGACATCCTCGGCACCGCGCAGTACACCGCGCCGGAATACTTCCTCGGCGAGGCCGGCACGGCGCAGAGCGACCAGTTCTCGCTGGGCGTGATCGCCTACCAGATGCTCTCGGGCCGCCTGCCGTATGGCGCCACCGTCGCGCGCGCCCGCAGCGCCAGCGCCCAACGCCAGCTGCGCTACGACAGCGTGCTGGCGGCCGACCGCGAGATCCCGGCGTGGATCGACGACGTGCTGCGCAAGGCGGTGCACCCCGACCCGGACAAGCGCTACGAAGCGCTCTCGGAGTTCGTGCACGACTTGCGGCAGCCGACCCAGGCCTTCCTGAGCCGCACCCGCGCGCCGCTGGTGGAGCGGCACCCGGTTCTCTTCTGGAAGGTGGTGTCGGGTGTGCTCGCGGTGATGGTGATCGTGCTGATCGCGGCCCGCTACGGCTAG